Proteins encoded together in one Agromyces sp. 3263 window:
- a CDS encoding FMN-binding negative transcriptional regulator gives MRQNPSFTLASEEGVKRLIREHPWMTIVSMTDAAGLVASHYPVLLDEDASGIELLTHVGRPDEVVHELGRHEVMAIVQGPHGYISPGWYDANPAVPTWNFVTAHLYGTPEVLGADENLRVLEALVDHFEDPMPEPRRMRGTAENSAYADRIATGTVGLRIPITRFVAKNKMSQNRPAETVDRIIAELEGDGPYANPALAGEMRRTHEALRAARA, from the coding sequence ATGCGACAGAACCCGAGCTTCACCCTCGCGAGCGAGGAGGGCGTCAAGCGCCTCATCCGCGAGCACCCGTGGATGACGATCGTCAGCATGACGGATGCCGCAGGGCTCGTGGCCTCGCACTACCCCGTGCTCCTCGACGAGGACGCCTCAGGGATCGAGCTGCTCACCCACGTCGGCCGGCCCGACGAGGTCGTCCACGAGCTCGGACGCCACGAGGTCATGGCCATCGTGCAGGGTCCGCACGGGTACATCTCGCCGGGGTGGTACGACGCGAACCCTGCCGTGCCCACGTGGAACTTCGTCACGGCGCACCTCTACGGCACGCCCGAGGTGCTCGGCGCCGACGAGAACCTCCGCGTGCTCGAGGCGCTGGTCGACCACTTCGAGGACCCGATGCCCGAGCCGCGGCGCATGCGGGGCACCGCCGAGAACTCGGCCTATGCCGACCGCATCGCCACGGGCACGGTGGGGCTTCGCATCCCGATCACGCGGTTCGTCGCGAAGAACAAGATGAGCCAGAACCGCCCGGCCGAGACCGTCGACCGGATCATCGCCGAGCTCGAGGGCGACGGTCCCTACGCGAACCCCGCGCTCGCCGGCGAGATGCGGCGGACGCACGAGGCGCTCCGGGCGGCGCGCGCGTGA
- a CDS encoding ribose-5-phosphate isomerase: MRIHIATDHAGLEFSRTLVDHLTNAGHEVVDHGPTEYDPLDDYPAFCINAAQAVARDQAAGVRTLGIVFGGSGNGEQIAANKVRGIRAALVWSMDTAMLARQHNDANVISIGARQHTVQEAIRYIDAFIAEPFSGDERHVRRIAQLAEYETTGDIAGKGVDHVAASANEA; the protein is encoded by the coding sequence ATGCGCATCCACATCGCGACCGACCACGCCGGCCTCGAGTTCAGCCGCACGCTCGTCGATCACCTGACCAACGCCGGTCACGAGGTCGTCGACCACGGCCCCACCGAGTACGACCCGCTCGACGACTACCCCGCGTTCTGCATCAACGCGGCGCAGGCGGTCGCACGCGACCAGGCCGCGGGCGTCCGCACGCTGGGCATCGTGTTCGGCGGATCGGGCAACGGCGAGCAGATCGCCGCGAACAAGGTGCGGGGCATCCGTGCGGCCCTCGTGTGGAGCATGGACACGGCGATGCTCGCCCGCCAGCACAACGACGCGAACGTCATCTCGATCGGCGCGCGTCAGCACACCGTGCAGGAGGCCATCCGGTACATCGACGCGTTCATCGCCGAGCCGTTCTCGGGCGACGAGCGTCACGTGCGGCGCATCGCCCAGCTCGCCGAGTACGAGACGACGGGTGACATCGCCGGCAAGGGCGTCGACCACGTCGCCGCGTCGGCGAACGAGGCCTAG
- a CDS encoding DNA-formamidopyrimidine glycosylase family protein, protein MPEGHSVHRITRQFERNFVGHVVHASSPQGRFAMGAAELDGRRMTDARAVGKQMFLGFEGDVWLRVHLGMYGAWDFAGDIRMDATIASANGRMGQTNQRGTFLDGPNPDAVVFDSAGENSLTSIGAPRRTRLRMSESEKEGNGLETFPPEPVGQVRVRLLTDTICADLRGPTACEVLDPAQVERVVAKLGPDPLIDGGPEAEERFTRAVRKRATPIGLLLMDQNVVAGIGNVYRAELLFRARQNPHAPGRSVPEEHVRHLWRDWTKLLAIGVETGQMMTMDDLDPEAWRAAMANRADRHWVYKREGLPCRVCGTNIVLEEMAGRKLYWCPYCQA, encoded by the coding sequence GTGCCCGAGGGACACTCCGTCCACCGCATCACCCGTCAGTTCGAGCGCAACTTCGTCGGGCACGTGGTGCACGCGTCGAGCCCGCAGGGCCGCTTCGCCATGGGCGCAGCCGAGCTCGACGGGCGACGGATGACGGACGCGCGCGCGGTGGGCAAGCAGATGTTCCTCGGCTTCGAGGGCGACGTGTGGCTGCGCGTGCACCTCGGCATGTACGGGGCATGGGACTTCGCGGGCGACATCCGCATGGATGCGACGATCGCGTCGGCGAACGGGCGCATGGGGCAGACGAACCAGCGGGGCACCTTCCTCGACGGCCCGAACCCCGACGCGGTGGTGTTCGACTCGGCGGGCGAGAACTCGCTCACGTCGATCGGCGCCCCGCGTCGCACCCGGCTGCGCATGTCGGAGTCCGAGAAGGAGGGGAACGGCCTCGAGACCTTCCCGCCCGAGCCGGTGGGCCAGGTGCGCGTGCGCCTGCTGACCGACACGATCTGCGCCGACCTGCGCGGCCCGACGGCGTGCGAGGTGCTCGACCCGGCGCAGGTCGAGCGGGTGGTCGCGAAGCTCGGCCCCGACCCGCTCATCGACGGCGGCCCCGAGGCCGAGGAGCGGTTCACGCGCGCCGTCCGCAAGCGCGCCACCCCGATCGGCCTCCTGCTCATGGACCAGAACGTCGTCGCCGGCATCGGCAACGTCTACCGTGCCGAGCTGCTCTTCCGCGCCCGCCAGAACCCGCACGCACCGGGTCGGTCGGTGCCCGAGGAGCACGTGCGCCACCTCTGGCGCGACTGGACGAAGCTCCTCGCGATCGGCGTGGAGACCGGCCAGATGATGACCATGGACGACCTCGACCCCGAGGCATGGCGCGCGGCCATGGCGAACCGGGCCGACCGCCACTGGGTGTACAAGCGCGAGGGCCTGCCCTGCCGGGTGTGCGGCACGAACATCGTGCTCGAGGAGATGGCCGGCCGCAAGCTCTACTGGTGCCCCTACTGCCAGGCCTGA
- the pepN gene encoding aminopeptidase N, which produces MPGENLTRIEAEERAALVTVHDYDVVLDVTTGPEVFLSRTTVRFAATEGASTFIDAITAEVHSVTLNGVALDPAEVSDGVRIELSGLAAENELVVVADGRYMHTGEGLHRFVDPVDDEAYLYTQFEVPDSRRMFAVFEQPDLKASFRFTVTAPAHWEVVSNSPTPEPVDAHEGAKTWAFEPTPRISSYITALIAGPYAVVRDELTSADGRTIPLGVFSRKSLSQFLDADYIFEKTKQGFEYFEAKFGVPYPFAKYDQLFVPEYNAGAMENAGAVTFTEFYVFRSKVTDAVRERRVVTILHELAHMWFGDLVTMKWWNDLWLNESFAEWASTIATAEATEWTEAWTTFNSMEKSWAYRQDQLPSTHPVVATINDLEDVLVNFDGITYAKGGSVLKQLVAWVGVDAFFQGVSAYFQKHAWGNTTLADLLAELETASGRDLSDWSGLWLETAGVNTLRPAIETDDDGVISSFAVLQSATEEHPTIRPHRLAIGFYNLSEGKLVRDHRVELDVDGERTEVAELVGLRRPDLVLLNDDDLAYAKIRLDEASHGVALANLSEIESPLARALVWSSVWDATRDGETRASDYLALVLGNIASETESTTLRIVLANAVLAASAYVAPERRADARRSLADGFWRLAQEAEGGSDAQFQFVMNFAAIAEAGSHVDELAALYDGSLELDGLEIDTDLGWELLIALVAAGRAGDAEIDERLAGDNTATGQQSAAHARAAIQTIEGKERAWASLVDVDTATNTVVRETAEGFLRANDAALLEAFVERYFAMLERIWEERSYAIAEKLVDGLYPSPLANRALADASRAWLDAHPDVPALRRLVIERLAGVDRALVAQERDAQDA; this is translated from the coding sequence GTGCCCGGAGAGAACCTCACCCGTATCGAAGCTGAGGAGCGCGCGGCGCTCGTCACGGTGCACGACTACGACGTCGTGCTCGATGTGACCACCGGTCCGGAGGTGTTCCTCAGCCGGACGACGGTGCGCTTCGCCGCGACCGAGGGTGCTTCGACGTTCATCGACGCCATCACGGCCGAGGTGCACTCGGTGACGCTGAACGGCGTCGCGCTCGATCCGGCCGAGGTCAGCGACGGCGTTCGCATCGAGCTGTCGGGCCTCGCGGCCGAGAACGAGCTCGTGGTCGTCGCCGACGGCCGCTACATGCACACGGGCGAGGGCCTGCACCGCTTCGTCGACCCCGTGGACGACGAGGCCTACCTCTACACCCAGTTCGAGGTGCCCGACTCCCGACGCATGTTCGCCGTGTTCGAGCAGCCCGACCTCAAGGCCTCGTTCCGCTTCACGGTGACGGCGCCGGCGCACTGGGAGGTCGTGTCGAACTCCCCCACGCCCGAGCCCGTCGACGCCCACGAGGGCGCGAAGACCTGGGCGTTCGAGCCCACCCCCCGCATCTCGAGCTACATCACGGCGCTCATCGCCGGCCCGTATGCGGTCGTGCGCGACGAGCTCACCTCGGCCGACGGCCGCACCATCCCGCTCGGCGTCTTCAGCCGCAAGAGCCTCTCGCAGTTCCTCGACGCCGACTACATCTTCGAGAAGACCAAGCAGGGCTTCGAGTACTTCGAAGCGAAGTTCGGCGTGCCCTACCCGTTCGCGAAGTACGACCAGCTGTTCGTGCCCGAGTACAACGCGGGCGCCATGGAGAATGCGGGCGCGGTGACGTTCACCGAGTTCTACGTGTTCCGCTCGAAGGTCACGGACGCCGTGCGTGAGCGCCGCGTCGTCACGATCCTGCACGAGCTCGCGCACATGTGGTTCGGCGACCTCGTCACCATGAAGTGGTGGAACGACCTCTGGCTCAACGAGTCCTTCGCGGAGTGGGCGTCGACCATCGCCACCGCCGAGGCGACCGAGTGGACCGAGGCATGGACGACGTTCAACTCGATGGAGAAGAGCTGGGCGTACCGCCAGGACCAGCTGCCCTCGACCCACCCGGTGGTCGCGACGATCAACGACCTCGAGGACGTGCTCGTCAACTTCGACGGCATCACCTACGCCAAGGGCGGCTCGGTGCTGAAGCAGCTCGTGGCCTGGGTGGGCGTCGACGCGTTCTTCCAGGGCGTCTCGGCGTACTTCCAGAAGCACGCCTGGGGCAACACGACCCTCGCCGACCTGCTCGCCGAGCTCGAGACGGCGAGCGGCCGCGACCTGTCCGACTGGTCCGGGCTCTGGCTCGAGACGGCAGGGGTGAACACGCTGCGTCCGGCCATCGAGACCGACGACGACGGCGTCATCTCGTCGTTCGCGGTGCTCCAGTCGGCGACCGAGGAGCACCCGACGATCCGTCCGCACCGGCTGGCCATCGGCTTCTACAACCTCAGCGAAGGCAAGCTCGTGCGCGACCACCGCGTCGAGCTCGACGTCGACGGCGAGCGCACGGAGGTCGCGGAGCTCGTCGGCCTGCGCCGCCCCGACCTCGTGCTCCTCAACGATGACGACCTCGCCTACGCGAAGATCCGCCTCGACGAGGCCTCGCACGGCGTCGCCCTCGCGAACCTGTCCGAGATCGAGAGCCCGCTCGCGCGCGCCCTGGTCTGGAGCTCGGTGTGGGATGCCACGCGCGACGGCGAGACCCGGGCGAGCGACTACCTCGCCCTCGTGCTCGGCAACATCGCCAGTGAGACCGAGTCCACGACGCTGCGCATCGTGCTCGCGAACGCCGTGCTCGCCGCGAGCGCCTACGTCGCGCCCGAGCGTCGTGCCGACGCCCGCCGGTCCCTGGCCGACGGCTTCTGGCGCCTCGCGCAGGAGGCCGAGGGCGGCAGCGATGCCCAGTTCCAGTTCGTCATGAACTTCGCCGCGATCGCCGAGGCCGGCTCGCACGTCGACGAGCTCGCCGCACTGTACGACGGCTCGCTCGAGCTCGACGGCCTGGAGATCGACACCGACCTCGGCTGGGAGCTGCTCATCGCGCTCGTGGCCGCCGGTCGTGCCGGCGACGCCGAGATCGACGAGCGCCTGGCCGGCGACAACACCGCCACCGGACAGCAGTCCGCCGCGCACGCCCGCGCCGCGATCCAGACGATCGAGGGCAAGGAGCGCGCGTGGGCGTCGCTCGTCGACGTCGACACCGCGACCAACACGGTGGTGCGCGAGACGGCCGAGGGCTTCCTCCGTGCGAACGACGCCGCGCTGCTCGAGGCGTTCGTGGAGCGGTACTTCGCCATGCTCGAGCGCATCTGGGAGGAGCGCAGCTACGCGATCGCCGAGAAGCTCGTCGACGGGCTCTACCCGTCGCCGCTCGCGAACCGCGCCCTCGCGGACGCGAGCCGCGCCTGGCTCGACGCGCACCCCGACGTGCCCGCGCTGCGGCGCCTCGTGATCGAGCGCCTCGCCGGCGTCGACCGCGCCCTCGTCGCGCAGGAGCGTGACGCGCAGGACGCGTAG
- a CDS encoding ATP-binding cassette domain-containing protein — protein sequence MITAAGLTKRFGAKTAVDDLHFTVHPGRVTGFLGPNGAGKSTTMRMIVGLDRPTGGSVTVNGRPFAEHRAPLHEVGALLDAKAVHTGRTAENHLLAMAATHGIGRRRVREVIELTGLESVARKRVGGFSLGMGQRLGIAAALLGDPATLLLDEPVNGLDPEGVLWVRRLVRHLAGEGRTVFLSSHLMSEMAMTADHLIVVGKGRIITDAPVADVIANGTSPRVQVRSPHASRLADLLAGPGVTVVRSEAGLLEVTGIEAAGIGDLAAAHALAIHELTPKSASLEEAYMALTADAVEYRTEALR from the coding sequence ATGATCACTGCAGCAGGACTCACCAAGCGATTCGGGGCGAAGACCGCCGTCGACGACCTCCACTTCACCGTCCACCCGGGCCGCGTCACCGGGTTCCTCGGCCCGAACGGCGCCGGCAAGTCGACCACGATGCGCATGATCGTGGGCCTCGACCGGCCGACGGGCGGATCGGTCACGGTCAACGGCCGGCCCTTCGCGGAGCACCGCGCCCCGCTCCACGAGGTCGGCGCCCTCCTCGACGCGAAGGCCGTGCACACGGGCCGAACCGCCGAGAACCACCTGCTCGCCATGGCCGCCACGCACGGCATCGGTCGCCGGCGTGTGCGCGAGGTCATCGAGCTGACCGGGCTCGAGTCGGTCGCGCGCAAGCGCGTGGGCGGCTTCTCGCTCGGCATGGGCCAGCGGCTCGGCATCGCCGCGGCGCTCCTCGGCGATCCGGCGACGCTGCTCCTCGACGAACCCGTGAACGGGCTCGACCCCGAGGGTGTCCTGTGGGTGCGGCGCCTCGTGCGCCATCTCGCGGGCGAGGGCCGCACCGTCTTCCTCTCCTCGCACCTGATGAGCGAGATGGCGATGACCGCCGACCACCTCATCGTCGTCGGCAAGGGCCGCATCATCACGGATGCCCCCGTCGCCGACGTCATCGCGAACGGCACGAGTCCCCGCGTGCAGGTGCGCTCGCCGCACGCGTCGCGCCTGGCCGACCTGCTCGCCGGCCCGGGCGTCACGGTCGTGCGGTCGGAGGCCGGCCTCCTCGAGGTGACCGGCATCGAAGCAGCCGGCATCGGAGACCTCGCCGCCGCGCACGCCCTCGCCATCCATGAACTCACCCCCAAGAGCGCGTCGCTCGAGGAGGCCTATATGGCCCTCACCGCCGACGCCGTCGAATACCGCACGGAGGCACTCCGATGA
- a CDS encoding histidine kinase: protein MTASRPAPDHQDPVAGGELRLPRAPGVARRYWARHPRLVDGLIAGVYGVPTIVITIVSAAQQQLPPGLAVAIAAAALAASLGLLVARRTHPRLVLALAWLACLASIWAPSVDVVAILLALYGLAVYGTSRAAWIGFGTSAAVGAAAAYLSAAIRRAAGVVPLDGDALSAALSFAVLMLLATLIGVTVGNRRRYLDALIARAHDLARERDQQSQLAAAAERARIAREMHDIVSHGLTVMITLAEGSAATAPKDPERAAATMRHVAEAGRDALGEMRRMLGVLEGPTDAAGSADRAPQPGVDAIPALVDGFRDAGLPVRLTTAGAPITEPTLELAVYRLVQEGLTNALRHADGAQQVDVRIVHGDDAVEVVVEDDGHAHGMPGIVGSGRGLPGLRERVGLYGGTLDAGPRSTGGWRMHATLHATLEAAYDRRSTDAAVDAAARTEDPA from the coding sequence ATGACCGCGTCACGGCCCGCCCCCGACCACCAGGACCCGGTGGCCGGGGGCGAGCTGCGTCTGCCGCGAGCGCCGGGGGTCGCCCGACGGTACTGGGCGCGGCATCCGCGACTCGTCGACGGTCTCATCGCCGGGGTCTACGGCGTTCCCACCATCGTCATCACGATCGTCTCGGCGGCCCAGCAGCAGTTGCCGCCGGGGCTGGCCGTCGCGATCGCGGCTGCGGCGCTGGCCGCGAGCCTCGGCCTGCTCGTCGCCCGGCGGACTCATCCGAGGCTGGTGCTCGCCCTCGCCTGGCTGGCCTGCCTCGCCTCGATCTGGGCTCCTTCGGTCGACGTGGTCGCCATCCTCCTCGCCCTCTACGGGCTCGCCGTCTACGGCACCTCTCGTGCGGCATGGATCGGCTTCGGCACATCCGCGGCGGTGGGCGCGGCGGCGGCCTACCTGTCGGCGGCGATCAGGCGGGCCGCCGGGGTGGTGCCGCTCGACGGCGACGCGTTGAGCGCCGCGCTCTCCTTCGCCGTGCTCATGCTCCTGGCGACCCTCATCGGTGTCACGGTCGGCAATCGGCGGCGCTACCTGGACGCGCTGATCGCCCGTGCGCACGACCTGGCCCGAGAGCGCGATCAGCAGTCGCAGCTCGCCGCCGCAGCGGAGCGCGCCCGCATCGCCCGGGAGATGCACGACATCGTGTCGCACGGGCTCACCGTCATGATCACGCTCGCGGAGGGATCGGCGGCGACCGCCCCGAAGGACCCCGAGCGCGCTGCGGCGACGATGCGTCACGTCGCGGAGGCCGGCCGCGACGCGCTCGGCGAGATGCGTCGCATGCTGGGCGTGCTCGAGGGGCCGACGGATGCCGCCGGCTCCGCCGATCGGGCGCCGCAGCCCGGCGTCGATGCGATCCCGGCGCTCGTCGATGGTTTCCGCGACGCCGGCCTGCCCGTGCGCCTCACCACCGCCGGTGCGCCGATCACGGAGCCGACGCTCGAGCTCGCGGTCTACCGGCTCGTGCAGGAGGGCCTCACGAACGCGCTGCGGCACGCCGACGGCGCGCAGCAGGTCGACGTCCGAATCGTCCACGGCGACGACGCGGTCGAGGTGGTCGTGGAGGACGACGGCCACGCCCACGGCATGCCCGGGATCGTCGGCTCCGGTCGGGGCTTGCCCGGCCTTCGCGAGCGGGTCGGGCTCTACGGCGGCACCCTCGATGCGGGCCCACGGTCGACCGGCGGCTGGCGCATGCACGCGACGCTGCACGCGACGCTGGAGGCGGCGTATGACCGACGTTCCACCGATGCCGCCGTGGACGCGGCGGCACGGACGGAGGACCCGGCGTGA
- a CDS encoding ABC transporter permease subunit: MITITAPTRTGSTPADPTTGLTFGGVLRSEWIKLRSLRSTVWSYGLVVAISLGMALLMSLSMVNGMSGGADAASAPADQQASFVVDASVFGVYFGQLVAAVLGVLVISGEYSTGMIRSTLTAVPRRLPALAAKAVILGAATFVVGVIATFSAFAVSSAVFAGIDVSASLVDPAVFLPLLGGALYLSLVSLFALGVGTILRSSAGGIAAVLGILLLLPTVLQMIPADWAQDLVPYLISIAGMNSFTSTTAEATADGFGVWLNLAIVLGWVAAAGIGAATTLTKRDA, encoded by the coding sequence ATGATCACCATCACCGCACCGACTCGGACCGGCTCGACGCCGGCCGACCCCACGACCGGCCTGACGTTCGGAGGCGTGCTCCGTTCCGAGTGGATCAAGCTCCGCAGCCTCCGCTCGACGGTCTGGTCGTATGGGCTCGTCGTCGCCATCTCGCTCGGCATGGCCCTGCTCATGTCGCTCAGCATGGTCAACGGCATGAGCGGCGGTGCGGATGCCGCGTCCGCACCGGCCGACCAGCAGGCGAGCTTCGTCGTCGACGCCTCGGTGTTCGGCGTGTACTTCGGGCAGCTCGTCGCGGCGGTGCTCGGCGTGCTCGTGATCAGCGGCGAGTACTCCACCGGAATGATCCGCTCGACGCTCACCGCGGTGCCCCGGCGACTGCCGGCGCTCGCCGCCAAGGCCGTGATCCTGGGCGCGGCGACCTTCGTGGTCGGCGTGATCGCGACCTTCAGCGCGTTCGCGGTGTCATCGGCGGTCTTCGCCGGCATCGACGTGTCGGCGAGCCTCGTCGACCCCGCGGTGTTCCTCCCGCTGCTCGGCGGCGCGCTCTACCTGTCGCTCGTGTCCCTCTTCGCGCTCGGCGTCGGCACGATCCTGCGCAGCAGCGCGGGCGGCATCGCCGCCGTCCTCGGCATCCTGCTCCTCCTCCCCACGGTGCTGCAGATGATCCCCGCCGACTGGGCGCAGGACCTCGTGCCGTACCTGATCTCGATCGCCGGCATGAACTCGTTCACCTCCACGACGGCGGAGGCGACCGCCGACGGCTTCGGCGTCTGGCTGAACCTCGCCATCGTGCTCGGATGGGTGGCCGCCGCCGGCATCGGCGCCGCCACGACGCTCACGAAACGCGACGCGTAG
- a CDS encoding DUF2332 domain-containing protein — protein sequence MAESTDAAASTCERYRVFADVEARGMSATYEAWAAGVADDPTAIALIDELPSPKRQPNLVFSAARFHGAPVGPYSAFREWLTANWPAVRETALSHATQTNEAGRCALQVPVLAAIEGPIALLEVGASAGLCLYPDRYSYRYSGHPQLDPPGGPSEVVLRCETRGPVPPPIPDHLPNVAWRGGIDLNPLDVRRPEDVAWLDALVWPEHEDRRERLRAAAAIAASDPPRIVAGDLNEQLTTLAADVPAEATLVVFHTAVLMYLDSSGRQRFADLVRELPGHWLSIEARSVTPGIRVRDDVDNESSDLVLALDGLQLAWAQPHGRAIRWIANP from the coding sequence ATGGCCGAGAGCACGGATGCCGCGGCATCGACCTGCGAGCGATACCGCGTGTTCGCCGACGTCGAGGCGCGCGGCATGTCGGCGACCTATGAGGCATGGGCTGCCGGCGTCGCCGACGACCCCACCGCGATCGCGCTCATCGACGAGCTCCCATCGCCGAAGCGCCAGCCGAACCTCGTCTTCTCCGCCGCGCGGTTCCACGGGGCGCCCGTCGGGCCGTACTCCGCCTTTCGCGAGTGGCTCACGGCGAACTGGCCCGCCGTGCGCGAGACGGCCCTCTCCCACGCCACCCAGACGAACGAGGCCGGACGCTGCGCGCTCCAGGTTCCGGTGCTCGCGGCGATCGAGGGGCCGATCGCGCTGCTCGAGGTCGGGGCATCCGCCGGCCTCTGCCTGTATCCCGACCGCTACAGCTACCGCTACTCGGGGCATCCGCAGCTCGACCCTCCCGGCGGGCCGAGCGAGGTGGTGCTCAGGTGCGAGACCCGGGGGCCGGTGCCGCCTCCGATTCCCGACCACCTGCCGAACGTCGCCTGGCGCGGCGGGATCGACCTCAACCCGCTCGACGTGCGCCGGCCCGAGGATGTCGCATGGCTCGACGCCCTGGTCTGGCCCGAGCACGAGGACCGCCGTGAGCGGCTTCGCGCGGCAGCCGCCATCGCGGCATCCGACCCGCCCCGGATCGTCGCCGGCGACCTCAACGAGCAGCTGACGACGCTCGCGGCCGACGTGCCGGCTGAGGCGACCCTCGTGGTGTTCCACACCGCCGTGCTCATGTACCTCGACTCCTCAGGACGGCAGCGGTTCGCCGACCTGGTGCGCGAGCTGCCCGGCCACTGGCTGTCGATCGAGGCGCGGTCGGTCACGCCGGGCATCCGGGTGCGCGACGACGTCGACAACGAGAGCAGCGACCTCGTGCTCGCGCTCGACGGCCTGCAGCTGGCCTGGGCGCAGCCGCACGGGCGCGCCATCCGGTGGATCGCGAATCCCTAG
- a CDS encoding amidohydrolase family protein, with product MSRLLLEGARLPGAPEAVDVLVADGVVAEVVPHGAPTTPPDGDGPRVERIPVSGRWIVPGLHDRHVHLSQWAMVTRRVDLAGVGSAAAAVELVRTAIDAGAPEVIGFGYRDGLWADATTSAALDAVSGDVPVVLVAADLHACWINTAAARRHGVDVPGDGILREGDCFRLVRELDDVADDMLDGWVADAAVAAAARGVVGVTDYEMRWNRDDWARRAADGRFPLRVAFGVYPQHLDRAIDEGLRTGAIVGGTGGLVTVGGAKVITDGSLNTRTAWCFDPYPGLEDDEHPFGIATVPYDELVPLMRRAHEGGLIPAVHAIGDQANARVLDAFEEVGCRGSVEHAQLLRHDDVARFARLGIIASVQPEHAMDDRDVADRYWTGRTDRAFMLAELQAAGVELALGSDAPVAPLDPWVAIAAAVGRTRDGREPWHPEQAIDVRAALAASTGGTGAEVRVGARADLTVVELDPYAASVERLRTMPVAATLMGGRLTHDTIR from the coding sequence GTGAGCCGCCTGCTCCTCGAGGGCGCGCGGCTGCCCGGCGCGCCCGAGGCCGTGGACGTGCTCGTCGCAGACGGCGTCGTCGCCGAGGTCGTGCCCCACGGCGCACCGACCACGCCGCCCGACGGCGACGGCCCGCGCGTCGAGCGCATCCCAGTCTCCGGCCGCTGGATCGTGCCCGGCCTGCATGATCGGCACGTGCACCTCTCGCAGTGGGCGATGGTGACGCGCCGAGTCGATCTCGCGGGCGTCGGGTCCGCGGCGGCGGCGGTCGAGCTCGTGCGGACCGCGATCGATGCCGGTGCGCCCGAGGTGATCGGGTTCGGCTACCGCGACGGGTTGTGGGCGGATGCCACGACGAGCGCTGCGCTCGATGCGGTGTCGGGCGACGTGCCCGTCGTCCTCGTCGCGGCCGACCTCCACGCGTGTTGGATCAACACCGCGGCCGCGCGGCGGCACGGGGTGGACGTGCCGGGCGACGGCATCCTGCGTGAGGGCGACTGCTTCCGATTGGTGCGCGAGCTCGACGACGTCGCCGATGACATGCTCGACGGCTGGGTCGCCGACGCCGCCGTCGCGGCCGCCGCGCGTGGCGTGGTGGGCGTGACCGACTACGAGATGCGGTGGAACCGCGACGACTGGGCTCGTCGAGCGGCCGACGGCCGGTTCCCGCTGCGCGTCGCCTTCGGCGTGTACCCGCAGCACCTGGACCGGGCGATCGACGAGGGACTCCGCACCGGCGCGATCGTGGGCGGCACCGGTGGCCTCGTGACCGTCGGCGGCGCCAAGGTCATCACCGACGGATCGCTGAACACCCGCACCGCCTGGTGCTTCGACCCCTATCCGGGCCTCGAGGATGACGAGCACCCGTTCGGCATCGCGACCGTGCCGTACGACGAGCTCGTGCCGCTGATGCGACGCGCGCACGAGGGCGGGCTCATCCCCGCGGTGCATGCCATCGGCGACCAGGCGAACGCCCGCGTGCTCGACGCGTTCGAGGAGGTCGGATGCCGCGGCTCGGTCGAGCACGCCCAGCTCCTCCGCCACGACGACGTCGCGCGCTTCGCCCGCCTCGGCATCATCGCGAGCGTGCAGCCCGAGCACGCCATGGACGATCGCGACGTCGCCGACCGCTACTGGACCGGACGCACCGATCGCGCCTTCATGCTCGCCGAGCTGCAGGCGGCGGGCGTCGAGCTCGCTCTCGGCTCCGACGCGCCGGTCGCCCCGCTCGACCCGTGGGTCGCGATCGCCGCGGCTGTCGGCCGGACGCGCGACGGTCGCGAGCCCTGGCATCCCGAGCAGGCGATCGACGTGCGCGCCGCGCTCGCCGCCTCCACCGGCGGCACCGGCGCCGAGGTCCGGGTCGGGGCCCGCGCGGACCTCACCGTCGTCGAGCTCGATCC